The genomic segment TCGCAAGCGCCCGGCTCGCCACACGCCCCGCAGCACAACGTTCCCGTCGCCATGCTCGACAGCGTTCGAGAGCAGGTTCCCGAGTGCCTGCGACACGCGAGCGGGATCGGCGTCCACTGGTGCGTGGCCCGCGCGCCAGTCGAGCGTGACCTGCGCGCCGGTGCCGGCCCAAGAGGAGGCGGCGCGCCGCGCGAGCTGCCCCATATCCAGCCGCTCGAGCCGCGCGGGTGCGCGCCGGCCACGTCGCGCCTCCGTTAGGTCGGCGAGCGCGATCCGGGCGCGCTCGAGCTGCCCCTCGATCACGGACGTCTCCACCGCACGCCGGCGCGCCGCCGCGAGCGTGAGTGCCGCCAGAGGGCCGCGGAGCTCGTGTTCCGCGCACGCCACGAGCTGCAGGCGCCGCCTCAGGCGCGCCACGTAACACGCAGCGGCCAGCGCCAGCGTCCAGCCGCTGAGAGCAGCGGCCGTCACAGCTCCTCCGTGAGCCGGTAGCCCACGCCGCGCACGGTGATCACCAGCGGACGTGGCGAGCCCGCGAGCTTGCGCCGCAGCCTGCACGCGTGAGCGTCGAGAGTGCGGGTGGCGCCTGGTACCTGGAAGCCCCACACCTCGCGCAGCAGTTCAGCCTTGAGGAAGACACGCGTGGGATCGCTGGCGAGCTTCTGCAGCAACGAGAACTCCTTGGCCGACAGGTCCACCGGCTTGCCGGCGAGCGAGACCCGGCGCGTGAGAGGGTCGAGCGCGAGGTCCGCCACGCGGATCGCGCCGCGCTGGCTGCGCCCATCCGCGCGGCGCAGCACCGCTCGGATGCGGGCGACCAGCTCTGGATAGGAGAACGGCTTTGCCACGTAATCGTCCGCTCCGCGCGCCAGGCCGCGCACACGGTCGACGTCCGACGCGCGCCCGCTCACCACGATTACGGGCAGCGCCGGATCCACGCGCGAGGCGAGGCCGTCCGCCGCGCGCACCCTGTCGAGCAGCTCGAGGCCGCTCCCGTCCGCGAGTCCGAGGTCGAGCAGGAGCAGCGCAGGGTGGCGCAGCTCGAGCGCGCGCCAGCCCTCGCCCGCCCCACTGGCCGTGACCACGCGGAAGCCGTCGGCGGTGAGGTTGTCGGCGAGGAAGCCGGCCGTGGCCTCGTCGTCCTCGAGGAGCAGCAGCGTGCGGGAGTCCATGCCCTGTTAAGGGCCGAGTGACCCAATTTCGCCCCCCCTTCGATGCAAGTGTGGTTGCACCCCTTCTAGAGGGGAAGGAATCGTGCTTAGAATGCCGACGCGCCCCGGGGTTCGGGCGTCTTTCGTCATGGACCACGGCACAACCAAGCGCGGGAACTACGAGTCCGGGTCGGACTACGTCCTCGAGTACGGGGAGCTCCGCTTCACCTTCAACGAGCGCGACTTCACCGAGCGGGTGGAGCAGGCCGCGATGAAGCTCGGCTTCGTGGGCGGCCCGCTCGGCGCCGAGGAGCGCGAGGACATCGTGAACCTCACCGTGAACGGCGAGGTGCCGGAGCCGGCGTCCGACCTCGGCCACCACATCAACGCCTGCTGGCGCGAGCTGTCCGGGCCCTCCGAGCGGTCACTCGTGCATTGGCTGCGCAGGCTCGTGTTCCGCGGGGCGTGGCTCGACCAGCGCGTTAAGGAGGGCGAGCTCGAGATCGTGTTCGACGATGAGACCCACGCCTTCGGCTACGCGCAGCCGGACCGCGACTGGGAGCTCGTGGAGCTCTCCCCCGAGCCCTCCTGGGCCGGGGTGGCTTACCGCCGCTGACGCACGCACGGGCCCACGCTCTTCACGTTATTCACGTATATCGTGGAAAAAGTGAAGAGCGTGGCGTGAGCGCCGGGTTCGCGCCGTTCCGCCGTCTTCGTCCCAGCCTTCGGCGCTAGCTGAGCAGGTCCGCCCGGGTGGTCCCGGACGAAGCGCTGGTCGTGCCGCCGTCAAGCACGATCCGCGTGGTCGCCACGCGCAGTGGCTCCGCGCTCTCGCCCACGGCGGCGATCACGGTGAGCGAGCCGCCCTCCTCGACCTTGCGAGCAGCGCCGAAGACGCGCCGGGCGACGGCCGAGGGCAGCGCGTCCAGCGAGTCGACCACCACAACGGCGTCGCGGCCCTGCTCGACCGCGCGCTTTGCGCGCTCCACAGCCATCTCCGCGACCTGCGCCTGCTCTTCCTGCGAGCCGTCAAAGGCGCCGCCCGCGACGGTTATTCCGCTCTCGCGCCGCCACTCGGTGACCTCCTCGGGCCGCACGCCCGCGAGCACCACCACGGGCTCGAGCTCGCCGCCTCCGAGCGACGAGACGATCCGCCGGAGCAGCGATGTGGCACCCGCGCCCGGCGGTCCCGCGATCGCCACGCGGGAGCCCTTGCCGAATGGCGCGTCCAGGCCGTCAGGACTCGGCAGCCGCTCGGTGGCGAACACCGCCGTGAGGTCCTCGAAGCGCGGCCGGTCGGCGGGCGGCTCCGGCTCCTGGCCGTTCACCGCGTCGATCCGCACGAGCGACGGGTAGCGTTCCGAGCGCCGCGGCGGCCTCACGGGCCCTGAGATCTCATCGCCGGCGCGCAGCTCGCAGCGGCGGATCTGCGCGGGTGAGACGTACACGTCGTCACGCGAGTGCGAGAAAGGATCCGAGCGCATGAAGCCGCTGCCGTTCGGGAGGATGTCGAGCACGCCCGTGCGGACGTCTTCCTCCTCGGGCTCGGGCTCCGGTTCGGGCTCGGCCTCGGCCTCGGCCTCGGCCTCTTCTTCCTCCTCCTCGGCTTCGCGCTCCTCAACCACGGCCTCCGCCTCGGCGGCACGGTCGCGCTCCGGCGGCTCGTCGCCGTCCTCGGGCTGGTCCTTGAGGATCGCCCCGATCAGCTCCTCCTTGCGCATCCGGCGAAAGCCCTCCACGCCGAGCTCCGACGCGATCGCGTGCAGATCGGCCAGCGGGCTCTGCTCGAGCTCTTTGCGGTCTAGGACTGACATGTGCTCAGTGCGTCGCGGCCGCGCGCGACTCAACGAGGCCGTTGAGCCATTCGCCGAACTCGGGCCGCTCCTTCCAGTCCGCCGCGAAGCGGTCGATGCCCGCGGTGGTGAGCGGGTGGTCGAGCATCTGGTGGAGCACCTTGGCCGGCACGGTGGACACCTCGCAACCGAGCCGCGCCGCGGTGACCACGTGCTCCGGGTGGCGCATCGAGGCAGCGAGCACCTGCGACGTTGTGCCGCCCGGCCGCAGCGCCTCCACGATCTCGCGCACAACGTCGGTGGAGTTGATCGAGATGTCGTCGAGCCGGCCCATGAAGCAGGAGATGTAGGTGGCGCCCGCCTCGGCGGCAAGCAGCGCCTGGTTGGCGGAGAACACCAAAGTCATGTTGATCCGGATGCCGTCCTCCGACAGCGCGCGGCACGCGGCGAGACCCGCCGTCGAGAAGGGCGTCTTGACGATCACGTGCTCGTGCAGCTCGGACAGCGCACGGCCCTCGGCGATCATGCCCTCCGCGTTGTCTGAGACCACCTCGGCGGAGACGGGGCCGTTCACGAGGTCGCAGATGCGGCGAATGATGTCGCCGGGATCGCCATCCTCCTTCGCGAGCAGCGAGGGATTCGTGGTTGCGCCGGAGAGGATGCCCCAGCCCGCGATCTCCTCCACTTCCGCGACGGAGCCCGTGTCGATAAAGAGCTTCATCGGGCCTCCGATGATGACACACGGCTCACAGAGTCGAGCACGAGGTCCATCAACCGCGGCAGCGCGCGATCGATGCTGTCGTTCTGAATCACTGCCACACCCTCCTCCTTCGCCCGTCCGACGAGGTAGTTCTGAAGCTTGCGGATCTGCTCGAAGCGGCTGAGGTAGCGCTCCGCGGGCCGGTGGCCGCCGCGCATCGCGAAGTGGCTGCGGTGAAGCTCCTCGTCGTCGACGCACAGCACCGCCTCGACCGCGACGCAGCGGTCGTGCAGCTCCTCGCGCAGCGCGCCCGGCACGAGATGGATGCCCTCGAGCACCATCGGCGTGCGCTCGAGGCACGCTCGCTCGACGATCGCCTCGACGCCTGTGGCGATGCTCTCCGCCTGGCGGACGAAGCCGATGAGGTCCCGATCCTCGTCCTGGCCGATCACGAGGTCGACTGCCTTGCCCGCCTCGAACGCGGAGTAGTGAACAGCCGGCATGAACTCACGCGAGAAGAATGCCCGGAGCACCTGACGGATCACATCTGTGGCGATCACGCGCGTGATGCCGAGACGGGCGGCGAGCATCGTGGCGAGCGTGGACTTGCCGACGCCCGTGCTGCCGGCGAGCAGGACCACGAGCGGCCTGTCGAGGCGGTCGAGCCGCTGCCACTCGTGGAAGCGGCGCACAGCGTCTCCGCCCACCTCCTCGAGGAGGACCTCCTCCACGAGCTCGTTGAGGTCGGCCACCGTGATGTCGGACAGCGTGCGCTCGTGAAGACGCCGCTCCACGATGCGCGCGAGCTCGTACGCGCGGTCCGGCGACAGGCCGGACGCCGACAGCGACTGCGCCATCAGACCTTTCGAGTAGGGAAGCTGCTGTCGGCCGTCCCCGCCGATGATCTGAACTTCTTGCGGTTTCTCGCGACTGCTCAGTGTGCTTCCCGCCCAGTTTGGGCCTGCGGGAAGGAGTCAGGATAAGCCTCGGGCCGCCGCGTGAGCGCGACGGCCCGATCTCATGGTCTGGGTTAGTAGCCGCCTCCAGCGCCTCCACCGCCGCCGCCACCGGAATAAACGGCGATCAGCGTGATGGCAAGCGCGACCACGATCAGCACTGCGATCGCGATCAGCAGCCGACGGTGCTGAGCCAGATTGTTCATCGAACCCTCACCTCCCGTGTGCGTCGATGACCGGCTCTCTCCAAGTAGACGTGAGCGGGCCGCCAAATCTGCCCGGGTCTTTAGACGCGGTTGTGGAGCTCGAGCAGTTCTGCGTCCAGATCGGTGTCAATTGCCACTGGACGGTTGCGGAGGAACACCAAGCGGGCGCCTTCCCGCTCGGCACGAACAGCAACTGTGTCGATCGCGGCTGCCTTGAGCTCGACCAGATAGACGTCGCAGCGCTCCGCGGCCGCGCGATCGAGCTCTCGGTCGAGCTCCGAGCGGCGCGCGAGCGCTGTGGAAGCCACCACGGGCTCCACCGAGTCCGCGTACGTGGCTCCCGTGGTGAAGAGCGCCACGCGTGCGTCCGGGTGCGGGACCTCCACCGGCTCGGTCACAAGCGTGCATCGCAGTGAGGGGCAGGGCAGATCGCCGTAGTCGTGGTCGCCCATCAGGAGCGCGAGCCTGCTGCGCAAGAGCGGGTAGATGCCAAGGCCGCTGAGATCCGCTTCCCGGCCGACGACGCACACCGTCGCGTCCGCCTCGAGCGGCGGGATGCACGAGCCGGAGCCCTCGAAGATGAGCACGTCCGGTTCGAGCGAGGCGGCGAGGCGCGCGCCATCGGGCACGTTCGACTCGAACGGCTCCCCCGCGAGCCCGCCGCCCACGCGCCGGCAGCCCACTGTGGGAACGCCCGCCAGCACCGCGTCCTCGAGGTAGTCGGAGGCCGCGTGCCGGCCGTTCATCGCGATCGCGCGCAGGTCGGCGAGGGAGGTGCCGGCTTGCGCCACCTGGGGCTCCGCCGGCCCCCCGCGGCCCATCGACACGATCACCGGCGCCACGCCACGCGCGCGGAGCAGCCCGGCCCAGTGCCCGGCCACGGCCGTCTTCCCGGTGCGCTTGCCGGTGCCGATCACGGCGAGCTTGGGCCCATCGAACTGCACGGGCTCGTAGCGCGGAGGCGTGAGAAGCGTGCCCGGTGCCTCGTATGGAAGCCCCGCGTGCAGCGCGAGCGCGGCGAGCCTGAGCTTCACGGGCGGCGGCAGCACCGGCTCGTCCGCCAGATCGACCACTGCCCGCGCGCCCGCGGCGCGTGCGCCGCGCAGCACCGCCTCCGCGTCGTGCTCGATCGCGAAGCCGTAGTGACGCTCGGGCTCGGCCAGCACCTCACCCCTCACCTTCTCCTCACCACCGCAGAACACCACGGCCGAGACGCCGCGCTCACGGTCCAGCCGCTCCAGCGCGTCGCGCACGGCTGCGGGATGGTGCTCGCCATCGATCAGCGCCACGACTGGGCCGCGTTCCATTTGCGGAATTGTGGCGGCCCGGTCTAGCGCGCGTGCTCGAGCTCCCACAGCTCGAGCTGCCTGTCGGGCCCGTGCTCGAGCCCGTAGTGCTGGTAGAGCTGCAACTCCGCGCCGTCCGAGAGCACCTCGTCGCGGCGAAGCTGGGGTGAGCCCTTGGTGGCGGGCTTCTCGATGTCCACGATCAGCGCGCCACCTTCCTCGAAGGCGCCGGCCAGCGGCACCAGAACGGAGCGGAGACCAAAGAGGCCGGTGCGGACCAGGCCGAACATCGGCCGTTGGCTGTCCTTGTCCACGTAGAGACCGCTCAGACGGCCGATGTGGTCACCTTCGCGATCGAACACGTCCATCCCGGGCCAAGCCCGCGCGTCCTCGATCCCGACTGCATCCATCATTTGTGCCATCTCCAACAATGTCGCGCCTCCGAGCGGGCTATGTCGCCCGCTCGGGACGCGTGCCTCTCCGTACCTCAAATTGATGATTCCGGGAGCTTCGCCCGATAAACCTTTGCGGTAGAGGAGAATTGCGCCAGATCTCGAATAACGCGTGTCAACCGAGGAGGTGAACGCGTATGCCAGAGGGCTATTGCGTGAAGGAGAAGAAGAAGGTCGAGATCCAGAACCCGCAGCAGGTGACCATGAAGAACGGTCGCCCCGCGATCCAGGGCACCTGCCCTGACTGTGGGACGAAGATCTTCAAGATCGGGAAACTGAACTGAGTATCGAGTCTCGAGTATCGAGCCACCCGATACTCGATACTCACCCCGTAGCGGTTTCGCCAAGCAACGCCGCGGACTTTTCATACTCGTACGTCCGCGGATCGAACTGCAGAATCGCTTCTTGCTCGTGGAACGGGTACTTCCGGTAGACGGTCACGCGCTCCGGTGAGGCCTCGATCACGCCGTAGCAGGGCTTGGTCTTGCCCCGCAGGCGGGTGGTCGACACCGTGCCTGCGTTGACCACGAAGAGGTCCTCGAGGCGCCACGCGTACGACACGTGC from the Thermoleophilaceae bacterium genome contains:
- a CDS encoding ATP cone domain-containing protein, with product MSSREKPQEVQIIGGDGRQQLPYSKGLMAQSLSASGLSPDRAYELARIVERRLHERTLSDITVADLNELVEEVLLEEVGGDAVRRFHEWQRLDRLDRPLVVLLAGSTGVGKSTLATMLAARLGITRVIATDVIRQVLRAFFSREFMPAVHYSAFEAGKAVDLVIGQDEDRDLIGFVRQAESIATGVEAIVERACLERTPMVLEGIHLVPGALREELHDRCVAVEAVLCVDDEELHRSHFAMRGGHRPAERYLSRFEQIRKLQNYLVGRAKEEGVAVIQNDSIDRALPRLMDLVLDSVSRVSSSEAR
- a CDS encoding DUF5679 domain-containing protein yields the protein MPEGYCVKEKKKVEIQNPQQVTMKNGRPAIQGTCPDCGTKIFKIGKLN
- a CDS encoding ATP-binding protein, whose protein sequence is MTAAALSGWTLALAAACYVARLRRRLQLVACAEHELRGPLAALTLAAARRRAVETSVIEGQLERARIALADLTEARRGRRAPARLERLDMGQLARRAASSWAGTGAQVTLDWRAGHAPVDADPARVSQALGNLLSNAVEHGDGNVVLRGVWRAGRLRVEVANRGRGLAIAARAVEDVGGRFGFTAAGDQVLASVELPAAEP
- the fsa gene encoding fructose-6-phosphate aldolase: MKLFIDTGSVAEVEEIAGWGILSGATTNPSLLAKEDGDPGDIIRRICDLVNGPVSAEVVSDNAEGMIAEGRALSELHEHVIVKTPFSTAGLAACRALSEDGIRINMTLVFSANQALLAAEAGATYISCFMGRLDDISINSTDVVREIVEALRPGGTTSQVLAASMRHPEHVVTAARLGCEVSTVPAKVLHQMLDHPLTTAGIDRFAADWKERPEFGEWLNGLVESRAAATH
- a CDS encoding Rho termination factor N-terminal domain-containing protein; its protein translation is MSVLDRKELEQSPLADLHAIASELGVEGFRRMRKEELIGAILKDQPEDGDEPPERDRAAEAEAVVEEREAEEEEEEAEAEAEAEPEPEPEPEEEDVRTGVLDILPNGSGFMRSDPFSHSRDDVYVSPAQIRRCELRAGDEISGPVRPPRRSERYPSLVRIDAVNGQEPEPPADRPRFEDLTAVFATERLPSPDGLDAPFGKGSRVAIAGPPGAGATSLLRRIVSSLGGGELEPVVVLAGVRPEEVTEWRRESGITVAGGAFDGSQEEQAQVAEMAVERAKRAVEQGRDAVVVVDSLDALPSAVARRVFGAARKVEEGGSLTVIAAVGESAEPLRVATTRIVLDGGTTSASSGTTRADLLS
- a CDS encoding PRC-barrel domain-containing protein, with protein sequence MAQMMDAVGIEDARAWPGMDVFDREGDHIGRLSGLYVDKDSQRPMFGLVRTGLFGLRSVLVPLAGAFEEGGALIVDIEKPATKGSPQLRRDEVLSDGAELQLYQHYGLEHGPDRQLELWELEHAR
- a CDS encoding response regulator transcription factor, encoding MDSRTLLLLEDDEATAGFLADNLTADGFRVVTASGAGEGWRALELRHPALLLLDLGLADGSGLELLDRVRAADGLASRVDPALPVIVVSGRASDVDRVRGLARGADDYVAKPFSYPELVARIRAVLRRADGRSQRGAIRVADLALDPLTRRVSLAGKPVDLSAKEFSLLQKLASDPTRVFLKAELLREVWGFQVPGATRTLDAHACRLRRKLAGSPRPLVITVRGVGYRLTEEL